The stretch of DNA GTTGAACGCCTTGACCACCCGGGCGCCGCGCAGGTGGTCCTGCAGGAGCTCCGCGGTGGTGGTCGTCTCGTCGTCGAGGGACGCGATGTGGCCGTCCCGTTGCGGGTAGTAGTTGTTCGTGTCGATGACGACCTTGCCGACCAGGGGCTCGACCGGGATCGTCTCGATCGCCGCGAGCGGGGTGGTGACGACGACGATGTCGCCCGCTGCCGCCGCCTCGTCGCGGGTCGCTGCTCGGGCGTGCTCGCCGAGCTCCGATACGAGGTCCTGCAGGGTCTCGGGGCCGCGTGAGTTGGCGATCACGACCTCGTGACCGTGCTGCACGGCGAGGCGCGCGAGCTGAGAACCGATGTTGCCTGCTCCGATGATGCCGATCGTTGTCATGCGGTCGTGCAACGCGGCTCGGTGCGGAGCATTCCCACCCGAGCGTGCGCCGAGACGCGCGGTGCGTCCACTCCGGTGCGGACCACCGTACGGCCGCTGTCGCTCGGGTGCATGATGGCGCCATGGCCCACGAGTTCCGCGACGAAGCCGACCGCGACCGCTACGCGATGTACGTCGACGGCGAGCTCGTGAGCGTCCTCGACTACCGGGCCGGGGACGACGCCGTGTCGTTCCCGCACA from Curtobacterium sp. SGAir0471 encodes:
- a CDS encoding NADPH-dependent F420 reductase, with translation MTTIGIIGAGNIGSQLARLAVQHGHEVVIANSRGPETLQDLVSELGEHARAATRDEAAAAGDIVVVTTPLAAIETIPVEPLVGKVVIDTNNYYPQRDGHIASLDDETTTTAELLQDHLRGARVVKAFNHIAAPALTDEATPAGTPDRRALVVAGDDAEAKRVVSELIDQFGFDVVDAGPLAEGWRIQRDTPGYVTRFTADELRTKLAEAKRYRDM